One genomic region from Drosophila subpulchrella strain 33 F10 #4 breed RU33 chromosome 2R, RU_Dsub_v1.1 Primary Assembly, whole genome shotgun sequence encodes:
- the LOC119551417 gene encoding uncharacterized protein LOC119551417, translated as MWLPGQNPLTGSINCYNSYDINCSSSSGSSSNCNNHPIAQYILRWPVINPLAFLMNDIRSKSFYRAGKATSAASASATTTTKSFDNSQNNNPRTYNNSGKSNKVFLHYIPRDPRLRIFNKTATLNKHSNRTLSELNITEDLCNYGELIGGSAETVKLVLVKS; from the coding sequence ATGTGGCTGCCAGGGCAAAATCCGCTTACCGGCAGCATAAACTGCTACAATAGCTACGACATTaattgcagcagcagcagcggcagcagcagcaactgcaacaacCATCCAATCGCTCAATATATTCTCCGTTGGCCTGTGATAAACCCCCTAGCGTTCTTAATGAATGACATTCGGTCCAAGTCATTCTATCGTGCAGGCAAAGCAACATCTGcagcatccgcatccgcaacGACCACGACCAAATCGTTCGATAACAGCCAGAACAACAATCCCCGTACTTACAACAACAGCGGCAAGTCGAACAAGGTGTTCCTGCACTATATACCCCGCGATCCGCGCCTAAGAATTTTCAACAAGACCGCCACCCTGAATAAACACTCGAATCGCACTCTGAGCGAGCTAAACATAACTGAAGATCTGTGCAATTATGGTGAATTGATTGGCGGCAGTGCTGAAACAGTGAAACTAGTGCTAGTGAAATCTTAA